The DNA sequence ATCGCCGCGTGGGGTGTGCACGTGGTCTTCTGTCTGCGCACCATCCCGGCGCTGGGCGGCGCGCGGGCGCTCCAGCGGGCGATGGTGCGGCCGCTGCTGCGCTTCGGAGGATGGCTCACGGCCAGCAACGTGAGCAGCAGCCTGATGATGTACTTCGACCGCTTCGTCATCGGCGCGGTGCTGTCCATGTCCGCCGTGGCCTACTACGCCACGCCGTACGAGCTGGCGAGCCGCGTTCAGCTCCTGCCCGGCGCCGTAACCGCCGTCTTCTTCCCGGCCTTCGCCACCATCTTCGTGAACGACCGGCGCCGCTCGTGGGTGCTTTTCGACTCCTGCCTGCGCGCCATGACGGTGGTGCTCTTCCCCGTGATCCTGGCGCTGGTCACACTCGCTCCCGATGTGCTGCGGCTGTGGCTGGGGGCGGACTTCGCCCAGCACGGCACCCGCGTGCTGCAGTGGATCGCGGCCGGGGTGCTGGTGAACTCGGCCGGCGTGGTCGCCGCCACGGCGCTCCAGGGTGCGGGGCGGCCCGAGGCCACGGGCAAGCTCAACATGCTGGAGCTTCCGCTGTACATGGCGGCCCTGTGGGCGCTGCTGCGCGCCCGCGGCGTGGAGGGCGCGGCGATCGCCTGGGCGCTGCGGATGGGCGTGGACACGGCCGCGCTGTTCTGGCTGTCCGCGCGCTGGGGGGTGGCGGACCGGGCGACGGTGCGGCGGGGAGGACTGCTGCTGGCGGGGGTGCTGCCGGTGCTGTGGGCGGGGGCGATGGTGGACTCGCCCGCGCACCGGCTCGTCTTCCTGGCGGTGGCGTGCGCCGCGTTCCTGGCGGTCGCGTGGACGCGCGTGCTGAGCGTGGACGAGCGCGCGGGCGCGCGCCGCTGGCTGGCGGCGGCGCGGCCGGGCGTCAGGGGCGCGGCGTGACCGTGATGCGCAGCGAGTAGTTGGTCTTGCTGATCGCTTCCCGGGCGAGGAAGTCGGTGGACGGGTTCTGGTAGAGGAAGTTCAGGCGGCGCTCGCGGAACGCCTCCAGGCCAAGGTCGCCCGCGCGGGTGCGGAGGCGCGACCGCCCGCCCGCCAGCACCGACACGTCGTGGGCGCCGAACTGCCAGGAGTTGGGGCGGGTGTAGAAGGCGTCGTCGTCCCAGCGCACGCGCTCCACGAACACGCCCGCCAGGCCGCCGCCCGCAGCCAGCCAGTCCGCCGCGAGCCACTGGCTGGACGCGCCGGGGCCGATGCTCGCACCGATGGACTCGCCGCGCTGCGTGTAGCCCGCGGGCACGGCCGCGCTCGTGTAGAAGCTGGCTCCCGGCAGAGTCGCGAAGGTCGCGCTCTGCTCCAGGTCCGTCAGCTCGGCGCGGAGGCGAAGGTGCGCGCCGCCGCCCACCGCGCCCGTCCAGCCGCCGCCCAGCGTGTAGCCCTGCGTATGGTTGGGCGTGACCAGCAGCTCGTGCAGCGACGGGATCTGGTGCCGCGCCCACTCGGCATACACCTCGAAGCCGTCGGCCGGGAAGACCCAGCGGCCGAAGAGGGAGACGAGCTGCTCGGCACCGCGATTGGGGTTCGCCGAGTCCGGGCTGGTCCACTGCGTGAGCGCGTCGAAAGCGTGCCCCGCGAAGCCGTCGGAGCGCCGCACGGCCGTGTGCGCGAAGCCCAGCGTGAGGTTGCGCTCGGCCGCGGGGCGGAACGTGGCCGCGAAGCCGCCCAGCGAGCGGCGGTGGTCCTCGCCCGAGAAGTACGGCGACTCCGTCAGCACGCCCGAGATCAGCTCCAGCTCCAGCTCGCCCGGCTTCCCGCTCAGCGGCCGGGCGGTGCGCAGGAAGATGCGGGGGATGCCGGACGCGTTGTCGCTCATCACGATGGCGTTGCGCTCGCCCGGCCCCCACCACTCGTTCTCCGTCGCCGCGCCGAACGACATCGCGCCCGCCGTGAGCGAGACGGAGCTCTGCCCCGGCGAGATGCGGGTGATCGACCGGTCCCCGAAGCGCAGCGGCAGGTCGGCCGAGTGGCGGCCCACGCGCCACGGGGGGATGAAGAGGCTGACGTTGGTGCCCGTGGGCGAGCTGATGTCGAAGCCGCTGTTCTGCGCGTAGCTCGCCTCCGGCGCGAGGACGAAGGCGAGCGGCCCGGCGCTGCCCCGGACGCCGGCGGAGACCAGTACGTTCGCCCCGCGCCCCGCCCAGAGAGAGCCGTCGTTGCGCGAGTACGGAATGGCGCTGTTCAGCGCCGCCATCGCCCGCGGCTCCACGAGCTGGATGCGCGGCTTTCCGCCCCGCATCTCTCCGGAGAGCTTGGAGGGCGAGCGGAGGAGGAAGCCGCGCGTGTCCTCGCGCCCCAGCACCTGGCGGACGCGCATGTCCTCTTCCGCCGGGCTGCCCAGCGTGACGAACCCGCGCCGCGGCGCGGCGTGCGGCGTATCTGCCGGGAGTGGGGCGGCGGGCTGCTGGGCGGGAAGCGGGGCAGCGGAGAGAGCGAGCACGGCGGCCGGAACGGCGGCCCGGAAGGCATGGCGGAAAGGCTTGCGGGGCATCGTTCTCGCGTTGTTCGTCTGGACAAAGGCTCGGCACGGATGATAGCATACTGCCGCTGCCGCGTCCAATTGGGGGCGGACCACGCGGGCCCCGCGCGGTCTTCCTTCCGACGAGCGGGCCTGAAGCCGCGGCGCTGGACGCTTCCGGCGCCGCGTGTCGCATCCGGCACCGCTCGGACGTTGGAGCGGGGCGATGGCGTGCGGACCGGCCGCGTCCTCAACCCCTCGTCCGGCCTGACGATGGACGGCCGCCCATCTCCCGAACGCCGTTGTCGCCCATGCGAAGACGCGTCTCGACCGAGAACGTGCGAGGCCGTTGGCGGATGACGGTCGCTAGAGAGATGCGGCGCTGGTCATCCACCTGTATCCACGTCGTGCCCGGCTTTCGCCGGAGGCGTGCGCGGACGATGTGAGGCCGCGACCGAGCAATCATGATCTTCTCGCAACACCACGGAACCCTTTGGCGCTGAACCGGACCGCCGCACGCCTCCTCGCCCTCGCCGCATTGCTTTGCCCGGCGCTCACGGCGCGGACGCTGCCGGCGCAGCAGGACTCGTCGGCGGCCGTTCCGGTGCGCGGCGAGGTGTTCGCGAATGGCGAGATGGAGAACTACCTTCGCGTCCTCCAGGTGCGCGGGCTGGTTCCCGCGTACCCCTGGTCGGTGCGCGCCTTCTCGCCCGCCGAGGTGGACCGCCTGCTCCCGGCGGCGACGGGGCATCCCTGGGCCGGGCGATACGACCTGGCGCGGGGCCTCGCCGCGCCTAAAGGCGGCCTCATCCGCCCGCGCGTGCAGCTCATCGGCAACTCGGCGTTCCCGTACGGGCGCAACGACGGGCCGGTGTGGGCCGGCAAGGGCGCGACGGCGGCCGTGGAAGCCGGCTTCTGGATCCGGCGCGGCCCGGTGTCGCTCACGGCGGACCCCATGGTGTTCGTAGCGCAGAACGCGTCGTTCGCGCTCCAGCCCACCGGCGTGGCGGGCGCCTCGCCGTTCGCCGACCCGCTGGCCCCGCGGTTCGTGGACCAGCCGCAGCGCTTCGGCAACGGGGCGTACTGGCGGGTGGACCCGGGCCAGAGCACGCTGCGCATAGACGCGGGACCGGTCGCCCTGGGAGTGACCACGGCGAGCCAGCAGTGGGGCCCCGCGGTGGAGATGCCGCTCATCCTGGGCAGCAACGCGCCCGGCATCCCCCGCGCCTTCCTGGGCACCTCGCACCCGCTGAACGTGGGCATCGGCCGGGTGCACGCGCAGGTCGTTTGGGGCGACGAGCGCCAGTCGGCGTACTCGCCCGCGCACGGCGACACGGCGCGGCGCTTCATGACGGGGGGCGCGGCTGTGTTCACCCCGCGCGGCATCCCCGGGCTGGAGATGGGTGCGTCGCGCTTCTTCCACTTCGCCTCGCCGGACTACAGCGCCAGCGAGGTGCTGCGGGTGTTCCAGTCCCTCCTCAAGTCCGGCGTGGCGCACAGCGACACCCTCACCAGCGACGGCGGCGACGGCTCGGACCCCGACAACCAGCTCGCCTCCGTCTTCTTCCGCTGGGTGCTGCCCCACAGCGGGTTCGAGGTGTACGGCGAGTACGCCAAGGAAGACCACAACTTCAACCTGCGCGACCTGACGCTGGAGCCGGACCACGACGCGGCGTACGAGCTGGGCTTCCGCCGCGTGTGGGCGAGGTCGGACCGCTCGTGGGTGGCGTTGCGGGGCGAAGTGATGAACGCCCAGATCAACCATCTGGACCAGTCGCGCACGCAGACCCGCTGGTACATCCACACCCGCGAGGTGCAGGGGCACACGGTGCTGGGGCAGGTGCTCGGATCGCCCGCGGCGTTCGGGGGCGCCGGCTCCGTTGTCGCGGTGGACTGGTACGGGCGGCGCGGGCGGACGACCGCGAGCTGGTACAGGGCCGCGCGCGACGAGCGCTTCTCCGGGCCCGACTCGGACGTGACGCACGCGCTGGAGGTGGAGCGGGTGTCGTTCCTTCGGGGGATGGAGCTCAGTGCGAAGGTGGGCGGCGTGTACGACATCAACCGCAACTTCACCAAGGACGCCTTCAACCTGAACCTGGCGCTCGGCGCGCGCGTGTCGCTGCCATGAGCGGACGGGAGATGGCACCGGTCCTGGTCACGGGCGGCGCGGGCTTCATCGGCTCCGCCGTGGTCCGCAAGCTGGTGGGGGAGAGACGCGCCACCGTGGTGAACGTCGACAAGCTGACGTACGCGGGGAACCTCGACTCGCTGGAGCCGGTCGCGGGCGACCCGCTGCACGCGTTCGAGCAGGTGGACGTGTGCGACGGCGGCGAGCTGCGCCGCATCTTCGCCGAGCACCGGCCGCGGGCGGTCGTGCACCTGGCGGCCGAGTCGCACGTGGACCGCTCCATCGACGCGCCGGGCGAGTTCGTGCGCACCAACGTCGTCGGCACCTTCACGCTGCTGACGGAGGCACTGCGGTACTGGTCGGCGCTGGAGGGCGACGAGCGGGCGTCCTTCCGCTTCCTCCACGTCTCGACCGACGAGGTGTTCGGCTCGCTGGGGGACGAAGGGAAGTTCGACGAGGAGACGCCGTATCGCCCCAGCTCGCCGTATTCGGCCAGCAAGGCGGGCTCGGACCACCTCGTCCGCGCCTGGCACGAGACGTACGGGCTGCCGACGGTGACCACGAACTGCTCCAACAACTACGGGCCCTACCAGTTCCCGGAGAAGCTGCTCCCGCTGATGATCCTGAACGCCCTCGCCGGCCGTCCGCTTCCCGTGTACGGGCGCGGCGAGAACGTGCGTGACTGGCTGTTCGTGGACGACCACGCGGACGCGCTGCTCACCGTGCTGGAGCGCGGCAG is a window from the Longimicrobiaceae bacterium genome containing:
- the rfbB gene encoding dTDP-glucose 4,6-dehydratase — its product is MAPVLVTGGAGFIGSAVVRKLVGERRATVVNVDKLTYAGNLDSLEPVAGDPLHAFEQVDVCDGGELRRIFAEHRPRAVVHLAAESHVDRSIDAPGEFVRTNVVGTFTLLTEALRYWSALEGDERASFRFLHVSTDEVFGSLGDEGKFDEETPYRPSSPYSASKAGSDHLVRAWHETYGLPTVTTNCSNNYGPYQFPEKLLPLMILNALAGRPLPVYGRGENVRDWLFVDDHADALLTVLERGRPGETYCIGGDSERRNIEVVRALCRIVDELRPDADIGPREGLIRFVEDRPGHDLRYAIDASKIRRELGWRPSQSFETGLRRTVEWYLDNPEWCERVLSGAYRLERLGTGVPA
- a CDS encoding flippase; this translates as MKPDVHAGGRAGMARNTLLNLLGFGAPLVVAMAATPVLVRALGTERFGILTMGWAVIGYFSLFDLGLGRALTQVVSERLGAGREDEVAPATWTANALLLALGVAGGALLAVTSGYLARSVLKIPPQMQDEAVGTFRLLALSLPFVTSTAGLRGVLESYQRFGLVNAIRVPMGLVSYLGPLAVLPFSHSMVPVVAVLAAGRIAAWGVHVVFCLRTIPALGGARALQRAMVRPLLRFGGWLTASNVSSSLMMYFDRFVIGAVLSMSAVAYYATPYELASRVQLLPGAVTAVFFPAFATIFVNDRRRSWVLFDSCLRAMTVVLFPVILALVTLAPDVLRLWLGADFAQHGTRVLQWIAAGVLVNSAGVVAATALQGAGRPEATGKLNMLELPLYMAALWALLRARGVEGAAIAWALRMGVDTAALFWLSARWGVADRATVRRGGLLLAGVLPVLWAGAMVDSPAHRLVFLAVACAAFLAVAWTRVLSVDERAGARRWLAAARPGVRGAA
- a CDS encoding capsule assembly Wzi family protein; this translates as MALNRTAARLLALAALLCPALTARTLPAQQDSSAAVPVRGEVFANGEMENYLRVLQVRGLVPAYPWSVRAFSPAEVDRLLPAATGHPWAGRYDLARGLAAPKGGLIRPRVQLIGNSAFPYGRNDGPVWAGKGATAAVEAGFWIRRGPVSLTADPMVFVAQNASFALQPTGVAGASPFADPLAPRFVDQPQRFGNGAYWRVDPGQSTLRIDAGPVALGVTTASQQWGPAVEMPLILGSNAPGIPRAFLGTSHPLNVGIGRVHAQVVWGDERQSAYSPAHGDTARRFMTGGAAVFTPRGIPGLEMGASRFFHFASPDYSASEVLRVFQSLLKSGVAHSDTLTSDGGDGSDPDNQLASVFFRWVLPHSGFEVYGEYAKEDHNFNLRDLTLEPDHDAAYELGFRRVWARSDRSWVALRGEVMNAQINHLDQSRTQTRWYIHTREVQGHTVLGQVLGSPAAFGGAGSVVAVDWYGRRGRTTASWYRAARDERFSGPDSDVTHALEVERVSFLRGMELSAKVGGVYDINRNFTKDAFNLNLALGARVSLP
- a CDS encoding capsule assembly Wzi family protein; its protein translation is MPRKPFRHAFRAAVPAAVLALSAAPLPAQQPAAPLPADTPHAAPRRGFVTLGSPAEEDMRVRQVLGREDTRGFLLRSPSKLSGEMRGGKPRIQLVEPRAMAALNSAIPYSRNDGSLWAGRGANVLVSAGVRGSAGPLAFVLAPEASYAQNSGFDISSPTGTNVSLFIPPWRVGRHSADLPLRFGDRSITRISPGQSSVSLTAGAMSFGAATENEWWGPGERNAIVMSDNASGIPRIFLRTARPLSGKPGELELELISGVLTESPYFSGEDHRRSLGGFAATFRPAAERNLTLGFAHTAVRRSDGFAGHAFDALTQWTSPDSANPNRGAEQLVSLFGRWVFPADGFEVYAEWARHQIPSLHELLVTPNHTQGYTLGGGWTGAVGGGAHLRLRAELTDLEQSATFATLPGASFYTSAAVPAGYTQRGESIGASIGPGASSQWLAADWLAAGGGLAGVFVERVRWDDDAFYTRPNSWQFGAHDVSVLAGGRSRLRTRAGDLGLEAFRERRLNFLYQNPSTDFLAREAISKTNYSLRITVTPRP